From a single Nicotiana tomentosiformis chromosome 2, ASM39032v3, whole genome shotgun sequence genomic region:
- the LOC104093495 gene encoding proteasome subunit alpha type-4 yields MSRRYDSRTTIFSPEGRLYQVEYAMEAIGNAGSAIGILSKDGVVLVGEKKVTSKLLQTSTSSEKMYKIDDHVACAVAGIMSDANILINTARVQAQRYTFAYQEPMPVEQLVQSLCDTKQGYTQFGGLRPFGVSFLFAGWDKNYGFQLYMSDPSGNYGGWKAAAIGANNQAAQSILKQDYKDDITREEAVQLALKVLSKTMDSTSLTSEKLELAEVFLSNGKVKYQACSPETLNAMLVRSGLTQPAAEE; encoded by the coding sequence ATGTCACGAAGGTATGACAGCCGTACAACAATCTTCTCCCCCGAAGGTCGTCTCTATCAGGTTGAGTATGCCATGGAGGCTATTGGAAACGCAGGTAGTGCTATAGGCATCTTGTCCAAGGATGGGGTGGTTCTGGTGGGTGAAAAGAAAGTAACATCTAAGCTGCTTCAGACCTCAACATCAAGTGAGAAGATGTACAAGATTGATGATCATGTGGCGTGTGCCGTAGCTGGAATTATGTCTGATGCCAACATATTGATCAACACGGCCAGGGTCCAGGCTCAGCGCTATACGTTCGCTTATCAAGAACCCATGCCAGTTGAACAACTTGTTCAGTCACTATGTGACACCAAGCAAGGTTACACACAGTTTGGTGGACTTCGCCCTTTTGGTGTTTCATTTCTCTTTGCAGGTTGGGATAAAAATTACGGCTTCCAACTCTACATGAGCGACCCAAGTGGAAATTATGGTGGTTGGAAAGCTGCAGCAATCGGAGCAAACAACCAGGCTGCTCAGTCAATACTTAAGCAGGATTACAAGGATGATATCACAAGGGAAGAGGCCGTTCAACTCGCGCTTAAAGTGCTTAGTAAGACGATGGACAGCACTAGTCTCACTTCAGAGAAACTTGAACTTGCTGAGGTATTTCTCTCTAATGGGAAAGTCAAGTATCAAGCATGCTCACCTGAAACTCTGAATGCAATGTTGGTGCGGTCTGGACTGACCCAACCTGCCGCAGAAGAATAG